A genomic segment from Triticum dicoccoides isolate Atlit2015 ecotype Zavitan chromosome 1A, WEW_v2.0, whole genome shotgun sequence encodes:
- the LOC119267239 gene encoding protein RRP6-like 2 — MEADEAPHPPPPWKQNKSAVAVEASSGSLASAAARLSARSRAIPPARDFHFYNNFPSFKSPVAAAAARAESSLGVLGASTLLPKQQQQQPPFPTEDLDDAYDWLVARNDDLLEMFAASADEFKALREKEEAQGRKVAAEEMAGDGFQVVYGKKKKKVGMGEEGVGRSEAFGSSGSVRMATMDRAAASGPKPKVPFHIPTIPRPQDVHRIVVDNTSKPFDHTFLERSDDGARAIHPLEKLPMEQLFDRRVPESEPLKPPALDDTPFTFVEDRKTLEVLVTKLKSATEFAVDLEHNHYRSFQGLTCLMQISTRTEDFIVDTLKLRNCLGENLREVFQDPTKKKVMHGAGRDIIWLQRDFGIYVCNLFDTGQASRILQMDRNSLEHLLQYFCGVTANKEYQSADWRLRPLPDEMTKYAREDTHYLLYIYDLMRLRLVNEPSGDDLLLEVCKRSNGICLQLYEKELLTDSSYLYIHGLKENDLSARQLAVLAGLYQWRDGVARAEDESTGYILPNKTLLEIAKQMPVTTGRLKRTVKSKNKFLEHYLGHVITIIRNAVANADAFESIAEQLKKGRLEELMAAEAKDGSEDSEMIPAVDADSNESNLQLIAEPDVAPTVITNVHTASFCTGNVTSGASLGNLQLDNITPETKSFGALPGATGQADTVIPSNGGGQQQVIKATVQVSKRPTAFGALLGKPSTARRPNLFPGFSSDQNKSKVEKIKSSVVLPFHHFSGGANPPATSPPVAKSSEHEAEIMCEDPVSRMEEVIQLDTGTDDPENGNADGQSDCKPGDTDVSSSPPEPSSGIEQRCRSLDESRDLQQKHQAPEELEFNDQLKAFDYAEARKNTSFGEVRSERRKDNAVASAINVDSGDKRKSLKQTPGAGGGEEDEGNFQNPRRRQAFPPSGNRSATYH; from the exons ATGGAAGCGGACGAGGCCCCTCACCCACCGCCGCCGTGGAAGCAGAACAAGTCGGCCGTGGCCGTCGAGGCCTCGTCGGGctcgctcgcctccgccgccgcgcgcTTGTCAGCCCGCTCCCGCGCGATCCCTCCGGCCCGCGACTTCCATTTCTACAACAACTTCCCCTCCTTCAAgtcccccgtcgccgccgccgccgccagggccGAGTCCTCCCTGGGCGTCCTCGGCGCCTCCACGCTCCtccccaagcagcagcagcagcagccgccttTCCCCACGGAGGACCTCGACGACGCCTACGACTGGCTCGTCGCCCGCAATGACGACCTGCTCGAGATGTTTGCCGCCTCCGCGGACGAGTTCAAGGCGCTGCGGGAGAAGGAGGAGGCCCAGGGACGGAAAGTCGCGGCAGAAGAGATGGCGGGGGACGGGTTCCAGGTTGTctacggcaagaagaagaagaaggtgggtATGGGAGAGGAAGGAGTTGGCAGAAGTGAGGCCTTTGGATCTTCTGGTTCGGTGAGGATGGCCACCATGGATAGGGCTGCAGCATCAGGGCCAAAGCCGAAGGTGCCCTTCCACATCCCCACCATCCCACGCCCGCAGGACGTGCACCGCATTGTGGTGGACAACACGAGCAAGCCATTCGACCATACCTTCCTTGAGCGCAGCGATGACGGTGCCCGTGCCATACACCCACTG GAAAAACTCCCCATGGAGCAACTATTTGACAGGCGTGTTCCTGAAAGTGAGCCATTAAAGCCACCTGCTTTAGATGACACCCCTTTTACATTTGTTGAAGACCGGAAAACCTTGGAAGTGTTGGTGACAAAGCTGAAGAGTGCAACTGAGTTTGCT gTTGATTTGGAACACAACCACTATAGGTCTTTTCAGGGTCTCACCTGCCTGATGCAGATTTCAACTAGAACCGAGGACTTTATTGTAGACACTCTTAAGCTCCGCAATTGTCTTGGTGAGAACTTGAGAGAAGTTTTTCAAGATCCAACTAAGAAGAAG GTAATGCATGGGGCAGGTCGTGATATAATATGGCTTCAAAGAGACTTTGGAATATACGTGTGCAACCTTTTCGACACAGGGCAG GCTTCAAGAATCTTACAAATGGACCGCAACAGCCTGGAGCATCTTCTGCAATATTTCTGTGGAGTGACAGCAAACAAAGA ATATCAGAGTGCAGATTGGAGGCTGAGGCCACTTCCTGATGAAATGACCAA GTATGCTAGAGAAGATACACACTATCTGCTCTACATATATGACTTGATGCGATTGCGATTGGTGAATGAGCCTTCAGGCGATGATCTTCTTTTGGAG GTTTGCAAGCGCAGCAATGGAATTTGCTTGCAACTATATGAGAAGGAGCTGCTGACTGATTCATCATACCTTTACATACATGG GTTGAAAGAAAATGACTTGAGTGCAAGGCAGCTGGCAGTTCTTGCT GGTCTATATCAATGGAGAGATGGCGTCGCTCGTGCTGAGGATGAGAGCACTGGTTATATATTACCCAATAAGACTCTACTTGAAATAG CCAAGCAGATGCCTGTGACCACTGGGAGGTTAAAAAGAACAGTGAAGTCAAAAAATAAATTTCTTGAGCACTATCTCGGACATGTCATTACTATCATAAGGAATGCCGTCGCAAATGCCGATGCTTTTGAAAGTATAGCTGAGCAACTGAAGAAGGGAAGGCTGGAAGAG TTAATGGCGGCAGAAGCGAAGGACGGCAGTGAAGACAGTGAAATGATTCCTGCCGTCGATGCTGATAGTAATGAAAGTAATCTTCAGCTGATTGCTGAACCTGATGTAGCTCCCACAGTGATTACAAATGTCCATACTGCTTCTTTCTGTACCGGGAATGTTACGAGCGGAGCTTCTTTAGGTAATTTGCAACTAGATAACATCACACCTGAAACCAAGAGCTTTGGGGCGTTGCCAGGCGCTACCGGGCAAGCAGATACAGTGATACCGAGCAATGGTGGTGGTCAGCAGCAA GTAATAAAGGCAACAGTTCAAGTATCGAAGAGACCTACGGCTTTTGGTGCTCTGTTAGGAAAACCCTCTACCGCAAGAAGGCCAAATCTATTTCCAGGATTTTCAAGTGACCAG AATAAAAGCAAGGTGGAGAAGATCAAGTCTTCCGTGGTACTGCCTTTCCATCATTTCTCAGGCGGTGCAAATCCTCCAGCAACTAGCCCTCCAGTAGCAAAATCGTCGGAACATGAAGCAGAAATCATGTGCGAGGATCCTGTGTCTCGGATGGAGGAAGTGATTCAGCTGGACACTGGAACAGATGACCCAGAAAACGGCAACGCAGATGGACAGAGCGATTGCAAACCTGGAGACACCGATGTGTCTAGCTCCCCTCCTGAGCCTTCCTCTGGCATCGAGCAGCGCTGCAGATCCCTCGACGAGAGCAGAGACCTTCAACAGAAGCACCAAGCACCGGAAGAACTGGAATTTAATGATCAGCTGAAGGCCTTCGATTACGCTGAAGCTAGAAAGAATACTTCATTTGGAGAAGTTAGATCTGAGAGAAGAAAGGACAATGCAGTGGCCAGCGCTATCAATGTGGATTCTGGAGATAAACGGAAAAGTTTGAAACAAACCCCCGGTGCCGGTGGCGGCGAAGAGGATGAAGGGAACTTCCAGAATCCACGAAGGCGACAGGCTTTCCCACCTTCTGGCAACAGGAGTGCTACGTACCATTAG